In Ruania zhangjianzhongii, the following proteins share a genomic window:
- a CDS encoding phosphotransferase has translation MSSPALERATIEVLTGSDAGELLRLAVIGSGRAGAPGRHASPDPDGETITEWAAEVDSVHHRPGAGVSVGYRVGYAVAGVQVSEYLVASTAEVPDGPGVAVLQDGVRTVRVWRRAQDPVLPGLEQALDPATVGGWLRDVGVGNGGPARIQLLSYRPTRRAVIRASVDGTTCYLKVLPERRARRLERRHRLLEAPVHRAPKVLARPLPTVLVLATAAGRPLAEAIAAARSHPGDLPDPREVVAWLDELPAGVLELGARSSWVDRVDFHAAAARGTLPEEGARIDAIETGVQDVLAERPTSPTVPTHGDFYEANIFTAAGSVSGVIDLDSLGPGVREDDLATLLGHLAVLRSLAPTIYPHGDELVLEWFEVLARTCDPASLAARVAGVVLSLVAGTGPDQARQRLATAEDWLSRAHHLVAEAPQAEHS, from the coding sequence ATGTCCAGCCCTGCGCTCGAGCGCGCGACGATCGAGGTACTCACCGGTTCTGACGCCGGTGAGCTGCTCCGCCTCGCCGTCATCGGCTCCGGCCGGGCAGGCGCACCGGGCCGACACGCCTCTCCCGATCCGGACGGGGAGACCATCACCGAGTGGGCCGCCGAGGTGGACTCCGTGCACCACCGGCCCGGTGCCGGGGTGAGCGTCGGATACCGGGTGGGCTACGCCGTCGCCGGGGTGCAGGTGAGCGAATACCTGGTTGCCTCGACCGCTGAGGTCCCGGACGGCCCGGGAGTGGCGGTGCTCCAGGACGGCGTACGGACCGTGCGGGTGTGGCGCCGCGCGCAGGACCCGGTTCTGCCTGGGCTGGAGCAGGCGCTCGATCCGGCCACCGTAGGTGGGTGGTTGCGGGACGTGGGCGTCGGCAACGGCGGCCCTGCGCGGATCCAGCTGCTCAGCTACCGGCCCACCCGGCGCGCAGTGATCCGCGCGAGCGTGGACGGGACGACCTGCTACCTCAAGGTGCTCCCGGAGCGGCGCGCCCGCCGGCTGGAACGGCGGCATCGACTGCTCGAGGCACCGGTGCACCGGGCGCCGAAGGTGCTGGCCCGCCCGCTGCCGACAGTTCTGGTGCTCGCCACCGCTGCGGGGCGTCCGCTGGCCGAGGCGATCGCGGCTGCTCGGAGCCATCCCGGGGACCTGCCTGACCCGCGAGAGGTGGTCGCCTGGTTGGACGAGCTCCCCGCGGGGGTGTTGGAGCTCGGCGCACGGTCCTCCTGGGTGGATCGCGTCGACTTCCACGCGGCTGCCGCCCGCGGCACCCTCCCAGAGGAAGGCGCGCGGATCGATGCGATCGAGACCGGCGTGCAGGACGTGCTGGCCGAGCGGCCCACGTCACCGACGGTCCCGACCCACGGTGACTTCTACGAGGCGAACATCTTCACGGCCGCCGGGAGCGTCAGCGGGGTGATCGACCTGGACTCGCTCGGGCCCGGCGTGCGCGAGGACGATCTCGCCACGCTGCTCGGGCATCTGGCGGTGCTGCGCTCGCTGGCGCCCACGATCTATCCGCACGGGGATGAGCTGGTACTCGAGTGGTTCGAGGTCCTCGCCCGCACCTGCGACCCGGCGTCCCTGGCCGCACGTGTGGCGGGGGTGGTGCTCTCCCTGGTGGCGGGTACCGGACCGGACCAGGCCCGGCAGCGGTTGGCAACGGCAGAGGACTGGCTCAGCCGTGCGCACCACCTGGTGGCTGAAGCGCCGCAGGCAGAGCACAGCTGA
- the rplA gene encoding 50S ribosomal protein L1 — translation MATRSKTYRKAADLVDRDEQYTPAEAVALAKKTAGTKFDSTVEVVFRLGVDPRKADQMVRGTVNLPHGTGKTARVVVFATGNRAEQAIEAGADEVGGDELIEKVAGGYTNFDAAVATPDLMGKVGRLGRVLGPRGLMPNPKTGTVTMDVTKAVTDIKGGKIDFRVDKHANLQFIIGKASFSEEALLENYAAALDEVQRLKPSSAKGRYISKAVLSTTMGPGIPLATA, via the coding sequence ATGGCAACGCGCAGCAAGACGTATCGCAAGGCCGCCGACCTGGTGGACCGCGACGAGCAGTACACCCCGGCCGAGGCCGTGGCGCTGGCGAAGAAGACCGCCGGTACCAAGTTCGACTCCACCGTCGAGGTGGTCTTCCGCCTCGGTGTGGACCCGCGCAAGGCGGACCAGATGGTCCGTGGCACGGTGAACCTGCCGCACGGCACCGGCAAGACCGCCCGCGTGGTGGTGTTCGCTACCGGCAACCGCGCCGAGCAGGCGATCGAGGCCGGGGCCGACGAGGTCGGCGGCGACGAGCTGATCGAGAAGGTCGCCGGGGGCTACACCAACTTCGACGCGGCCGTGGCCACGCCGGACCTGATGGGCAAGGTTGGCCGGCTGGGTCGTGTGCTCGGCCCCCGCGGGCTGATGCCGAACCCGAAGACCGGCACCGTGACCATGGACGTGACCAAGGCCGTCACCGACATCAAGGGCGGCAAGATCGACTTCCGCGTCGACAAGCACGCCAACCTCCAGTTCATCATCGGCAAGGCGTCCTTCTCCGAGGAGGCGCTGCTGGAGAACTACGCGGCCGCACTCGACGAGGTGCAGCGCCTGAAGCCGTCCTCGGCCAAGGGTCGCTACATCAGCAAGGCCGTGCTCTCCACGACGATGGGCCCGGGCATTCCGCTGGCCACCGCCTGA
- the rpoB gene encoding DNA-directed RNA polymerase subunit beta — protein sequence MAASRTPSAPTTDAITQRTASRRVSFAKIHEPLEAPDLLGLQLNSFDWLLGSEAWRARVAEAVETGNNDVTTTSGLEEIFTEISPIEDFGATMSLSFRDHRFEPPKYPAEECKEKDFTYSAPLFVTAEFVNYTTGEIKSQTVFMGEFPLMTDRGTFIINGTERVVVSQLVRSPGVYFERTPDKTSDKDVFTAKVIPSRGAWLEFEIDKRDAVGVRVDRKRKQSVTVFLKALGMTESEIREEFADFPTVLETLEKDTVGTQDEALLDIYRKIRPGEPPTVEAGSALLDNFYFNSKRYDLAKVGRYKIDKKLGVDAELDESVLSLTDVVATIKYLAALHKGERTIAGVRHGEPIEVLVETDDIDHFGNRRIRAVGELIQNQVRTGLSRMERVVRERMTTQDVEAITPQTLINIRPVVASIKEFFGTSQLSQFMDQNNPLAGLTHKRRLSALGPGGLSRDRAGMEVRDVHPSHYGRMCPIETPEGPNIGLIGSLATYARINPFGFVETPYRKVIKGKATDDVEYLTADDEDRYVIAQANAPLTESGAFAEETVLVRTRGGEAIDVPAEDVDYMDVSARQMVSVATAMIPFLEHDDANRALMGANMQRQAVPLVQSEAPLVGTGMERRAAVDAGDVIVATKPGGVTEVSADAVLVANDDGTSSTYRVQKFQRSNHGTCYNQRVLVDEGARVEVGSVLADGPATDEGELALGRNLLVAFMSWEGHNYEDAIILSQRLVQDDVLSSIHIEEHEVDARDTKLGPEEITRDIPNVSDEVLADLDERGIIRIGAEVGAGDVLVGKVTPKGETELTPEERLLRAIFGEKAREVRDTSLKVPHGESGTVIAVREFNRDEGDELPPGVNQLVRVYIAQRRKITDGDKLAGRHGNKGVISKILPVEDMPFLEDGTPVDIILNPLGVPGRMNVGQVLETHLGWVAKQGWDAGIADAKKGKLPAWAENLRPEALTGEPGTPVATPVFDGLAEHELRGLLESSTPTRDGDQLVGVNGKAKLFDGRSGEPFPSEIAVGYMYILKLHHLVDDKIHARSTGPYSMITQQPLGGKAQFGGQRFGEMEVWALEAYGAAYALQELLTIKSDDVPGRVKVYEAIVKGENIPEPGIPESFKVLIKEMQSLCLNVEVLSSDGTSIEMRDTDEEVYRAAEELGIDLSRRPDASSVEEI from the coding sequence TTGGCTGCCTCGCGCACCCCTTCTGCTCCGACCACCGACGCCATCACCCAACGTACCGCCTCTCGCCGGGTCTCGTTCGCGAAGATCCACGAGCCCCTCGAAGCTCCCGACCTCCTCGGGCTGCAGCTGAACAGCTTCGACTGGTTGCTCGGCAGCGAGGCGTGGCGCGCGCGGGTGGCTGAAGCGGTCGAAACAGGCAATAACGACGTCACCACCACTTCTGGCCTGGAGGAGATCTTCACCGAGATCTCCCCGATCGAGGACTTCGGGGCGACGATGTCGCTCTCCTTCCGCGACCACCGCTTCGAGCCGCCGAAGTACCCGGCCGAAGAGTGCAAGGAGAAGGATTTCACCTACTCCGCACCGCTGTTCGTGACGGCGGAGTTCGTCAACTACACCACCGGCGAGATCAAGTCGCAGACGGTGTTCATGGGCGAGTTCCCGCTGATGACCGACCGCGGCACATTCATCATCAACGGCACCGAGCGCGTGGTCGTCTCTCAGCTGGTTCGGTCCCCGGGCGTGTACTTCGAGCGCACTCCGGACAAGACCTCGGACAAGGACGTCTTCACCGCGAAGGTCATTCCCTCTCGCGGCGCCTGGCTGGAGTTCGAGATCGACAAGCGTGACGCCGTCGGTGTGCGCGTGGACCGCAAGCGCAAGCAGTCGGTGACCGTGTTCCTCAAGGCGCTCGGCATGACCGAGTCGGAGATCCGCGAGGAGTTCGCGGACTTCCCGACCGTGCTGGAGACCCTGGAGAAGGACACTGTCGGCACCCAGGACGAGGCGCTGCTGGACATCTACCGGAAGATCCGCCCGGGTGAGCCGCCCACAGTGGAGGCCGGGTCGGCGCTGCTGGACAACTTCTACTTCAACTCCAAGCGCTACGACCTGGCCAAGGTGGGGCGCTACAAGATCGACAAGAAGTTGGGTGTGGACGCCGAGCTGGACGAGTCGGTGCTCAGCCTGACCGACGTCGTCGCCACGATCAAGTACCTCGCCGCACTGCACAAGGGCGAGCGCACGATCGCCGGCGTCCGCCACGGCGAGCCGATCGAGGTGCTGGTCGAGACCGATGACATCGACCACTTCGGCAACCGCCGCATCCGTGCGGTCGGTGAGCTGATCCAGAACCAGGTGCGCACCGGGTTGTCCCGGATGGAGCGCGTGGTGCGGGAGCGGATGACCACGCAGGACGTTGAGGCGATCACGCCGCAGACCCTGATCAACATCCGGCCGGTGGTGGCCTCCATCAAGGAGTTCTTCGGCACCAGCCAGCTCTCCCAGTTCATGGACCAGAACAACCCGCTCGCCGGGTTGACCCACAAGCGCCGGCTCTCCGCGCTCGGCCCGGGGGGTCTCTCCCGTGACCGTGCGGGTATGGAGGTCCGGGACGTGCACCCCTCGCACTACGGCCGGATGTGCCCGATCGAGACCCCGGAAGGCCCGAACATCGGCCTGATCGGCTCGTTGGCCACCTACGCCCGGATCAACCCGTTCGGGTTTGTCGAGACCCCGTACCGCAAGGTGATCAAGGGCAAGGCGACCGACGACGTCGAGTACCTCACCGCGGACGACGAGGACCGGTACGTGATCGCCCAGGCGAACGCACCGCTGACCGAGTCCGGCGCGTTCGCCGAGGAAACAGTGCTGGTCCGCACCCGTGGCGGAGAGGCAATCGACGTGCCCGCCGAGGACGTGGACTACATGGACGTCTCGGCACGGCAGATGGTCTCCGTGGCGACCGCGATGATCCCGTTCCTGGAGCACGACGACGCCAACCGCGCCCTGATGGGTGCGAACATGCAGCGCCAGGCGGTGCCGCTGGTCCAGTCCGAGGCCCCGCTGGTGGGTACCGGGATGGAGCGGCGTGCCGCAGTGGACGCCGGTGACGTGATCGTGGCGACCAAGCCCGGTGGGGTCACCGAGGTGTCCGCCGACGCGGTTCTGGTGGCCAACGACGACGGCACCTCCAGCACCTACCGGGTGCAGAAGTTCCAGCGTTCGAACCACGGCACCTGCTACAACCAGCGGGTGCTGGTGGACGAGGGCGCCCGGGTCGAGGTGGGCTCGGTGCTCGCCGACGGTCCGGCCACTGACGAGGGCGAGCTCGCTCTCGGCCGGAACCTGCTGGTGGCGTTCATGTCCTGGGAGGGACACAACTACGAGGACGCGATCATCCTGTCCCAGCGACTGGTGCAGGACGACGTGCTCTCCTCGATCCACATCGAGGAGCACGAGGTCGACGCTCGGGACACCAAGCTGGGCCCGGAGGAGATCACTCGGGACATCCCGAACGTCTCCGACGAGGTGCTTGCCGACCTGGACGAGCGCGGCATCATCCGCATCGGTGCCGAGGTCGGGGCCGGCGATGTGCTGGTCGGCAAGGTCACCCCGAAGGGTGAGACCGAGCTGACCCCGGAGGAGCGGCTGCTGCGCGCGATCTTCGGTGAGAAGGCGCGCGAGGTGCGCGACACCTCGCTGAAGGTCCCGCACGGTGAGTCCGGCACGGTGATCGCAGTCCGCGAGTTCAACCGCGACGAGGGCGACGAGCTCCCCCCGGGCGTGAACCAGTTGGTCCGCGTCTACATCGCTCAGCGCCGCAAGATCACCGACGGCGACAAGCTCGCCGGCCGGCACGGCAACAAGGGCGTCATCTCCAAGATCCTGCCCGTCGAGGACATGCCGTTCCTCGAGGACGGCACCCCGGTGGACATCATCCTGAACCCGCTGGGCGTGCCCGGCCGGATGAACGTCGGCCAGGTCCTGGAGACACACCTGGGCTGGGTCGCCAAGCAGGGCTGGGACGCCGGCATCGCCGACGCGAAGAAGGGCAAGCTCCCCGCCTGGGCGGAGAACCTGCGCCCGGAGGCCCTCACCGGTGAGCCCGGAACCCCGGTAGCCACCCCGGTGTTCGACGGTCTGGCCGAGCACGAGCTGCGCGGGCTGCTGGAGTCCAGCACCCCCACGCGTGACGGCGACCAGCTGGTGGGCGTGAACGGCAAGGCGAAGCTGTTCGACGGCCGCTCCGGCGAGCCGTTCCCGTCCGAGATCGCGGTCGGCTACATGTACATCCTGAAGCTGCACCACCTGGTGGACGACAAGATCCACGCTCGCTCCACCGGGCCGTACTCGATGATCACCCAGCAGCCGCTGGGTGGTAAGGCGCAGTTCGGTGGCCAGCGCTTCGGTGAGATGGAGGTGTGGGCACTGGAGGCCTACGGCGCCGCGTACGCGCTGCAGGAGCTGCTCACCATCAAGTCCGACGACGTCCCCGGCCGGGTCAAGGTCTACGAGGCGATCGTCAAGGGCGAGAACATCCCCGAGCCGGGCATCCCCGAGTCCTTCAAGGTGCTCATCAAGGAGATGCAGTCGCTGTGCCTGAACGTCGAGGTGCTCAGTTCCGACGGCACCTCGATCGAGATGCGCGACACCGACGAGGAGGTGTACCGGGCTGCAGAGGAGCTCGGTATCGACCTTTCCCGCCGCCCCGACGCGAGCAGCGTCGAAGAGATCTGA
- the rplK gene encoding 50S ribosomal protein L11 — MPPKKKVTGLIKLQIQAGAANPAPPIGPALGQHGVNIMEFCKAYNAATESQRGNVVPVEITVYEDRSFTFITKTPPAAELIKKAAGVAKGSGTPHTTKVGSLNMDQVREIAETKMTDLNANDVDAAAKIIAGTARSMGITVN, encoded by the coding sequence ATGCCCCCCAAGAAGAAGGTCACCGGCCTGATCAAGCTCCAGATCCAGGCCGGCGCCGCGAACCCCGCACCGCCGATCGGCCCCGCGCTGGGTCAGCACGGCGTGAACATCATGGAGTTCTGCAAGGCCTACAACGCCGCTACGGAGTCCCAGCGCGGCAACGTGGTCCCGGTCGAGATCACCGTCTACGAGGACCGCTCGTTCACCTTCATCACCAAGACCCCGCCGGCCGCTGAGCTGATCAAGAAGGCCGCCGGCGTGGCCAAGGGCTCGGGCACCCCGCACACCACCAAGGTCGGTTCGCTGAACATGGACCAGGTGCGCGAGATCGCCGAGACCAAGATGACCGACCTGAACGCCAACGACGTGGACGCCGCCGCGAAGATCATCGCCGGCACCGCCCGCTCGATGGGTATCACGGTCAACTGA
- the secE gene encoding preprotein translocase subunit SecE — protein sequence MSKSTSADSGEPEDHGRGDAAPEGAEGTDQPQADGLVGDDATEADAAAADSKKAEPAGESSEAEKSEPADEAKGAEKSESADKSKDVAAAKSSGSTRSTSVRSTRSARGSGGSSSGRPTSVRAAEGGKGRATTSRAEAEAARATRPNVFARIVRYVREVIAELRKVVTPTRNELFTYATVVVVFLIIMMAYVGALDYGIGRLVLWAFGG from the coding sequence GTGAGCAAATCCACGAGTGCCGACTCGGGCGAGCCCGAGGACCACGGCCGTGGCGACGCTGCTCCAGAAGGGGCAGAAGGCACAGACCAGCCGCAGGCTGATGGCCTGGTTGGCGACGACGCGACAGAGGCCGACGCCGCCGCTGCCGACTCGAAGAAGGCTGAGCCAGCAGGCGAGTCGAGCGAGGCGGAGAAGTCTGAGCCCGCGGACGAGGCCAAGGGCGCGGAGAAATCTGAGTCCGCTGACAAGAGCAAAGACGTAGCCGCCGCAAAGAGCTCCGGCAGCACCCGCAGCACCTCGGTGCGCAGCACCCGCTCGGCGCGCGGCTCAGGTGGTTCCTCGTCCGGTCGGCCCACCTCGGTCCGTGCCGCTGAGGGGGGTAAAGGCAGGGCGACGACGTCGCGAGCAGAGGCCGAGGCGGCGCGCGCCACGCGCCCGAACGTCTTTGCCCGGATCGTCCGGTACGTCCGGGAGGTGATCGCCGAGCTTCGCAAGGTGGTCACGCCGACCCGGAACGAGCTGTTCACCTACGCAACTGTGGTGGTGGTCTTCCTGATCATCATGATGGCCTACGTCGGTGCCCTTGACTACGGTATTGGACGCCTGGTGCTGTGGGCGTTCGGCGGCTGA
- the rplL gene encoding 50S ribosomal protein L7/L12: MAKLSTDELIDAFKDLTLIELSDFVKQFEETFEVTAAAPAAVAVAGGAAAGGDAPAEEEQTEFDVVLESVGDKKIQVIKEVRALTSLGLKEAKDLVDGAPKPVLEGVDQEAADKAKEALEGAGATVTLK, from the coding sequence ATGGCGAAGCTCAGCACTGACGAGCTCATCGATGCTTTCAAGGACCTCACCCTCATCGAGCTCTCGGACTTCGTGAAGCAGTTCGAGGAGACCTTCGAGGTCACCGCTGCTGCCCCGGCGGCCGTGGCCGTTGCCGGTGGCGCCGCCGCCGGTGGCGACGCCCCCGCCGAGGAGGAGCAGACCGAGTTCGACGTCGTCCTCGAGAGCGTGGGCGACAAGAAGATCCAGGTCATCAAGGAGGTGCGTGCCCTCACCAGCCTCGGCCTGAAGGAGGCCAAGGACCTGGTCGACGGTGCGCCGAAGCCGGTTCTCGAAGGTGTCGACCAGGAGGCCGCGGACAAGGCCAAGGAGGCCCTCGAGGGCGCCGGCGCCACCGTCACCCTCAAGTGA
- the rplJ gene encoding 50S ribosomal protein L10 yields MARPDKAAAVAELTEKLRQSTAAVLTEYRGLTVAQLKELRTALGSSTQYAVVKNTLTNLAAKDAGIDAFDGQLTGPTAIAFIDGDPVEAAKGLRDFAKANPALVVKGGVMDGNAITAGDITKLADLESREVLLAKAAGAMKAKLHQAAYVFNAPASKAVRTIEALREKQANEAAA; encoded by the coding sequence ATGGCACGGCCTGACAAGGCAGCGGCAGTTGCCGAGCTGACGGAGAAGCTCCGCCAGTCCACGGCTGCTGTGCTGACTGAGTACCGCGGGCTCACAGTCGCCCAGCTCAAGGAGCTGCGCACCGCCCTCGGCAGTTCCACCCAGTACGCCGTGGTGAAGAACACGCTCACCAATCTTGCGGCCAAGGACGCCGGTATCGACGCGTTCGACGGCCAGCTGACCGGTCCGACCGCCATCGCCTTCATCGACGGTGACCCGGTCGAGGCGGCCAAGGGACTGCGTGACTTCGCCAAGGCCAACCCGGCCCTCGTCGTCAAGGGCGGGGTGATGGACGGCAACGCCATCACCGCCGGCGACATCACCAAGCTCGCGGACCTCGAGTCCCGTGAGGTGCTCCTGGCCAAGGCCGCGGGCGCCATGAAGGCCAAGCTGCACCAGGCGGCTTACGTCTTCAACGCGCCGGCTTCCAAGGCCGTGCGCACCATCGAAGCCCTGCGGGAGAAGCAGGCGAACGAGGCAGCGGCCTGA
- a CDS encoding sensor histidine kinase, protein MASKDRQWRMSVRTRALAALIGLAALAMAAAGMTAYSLERDHTARVMDESLLRNADEIRTLHEQGVDPATGDPFASVEAVLRTALSRVVPAENEAVAGFMGAELSQVPSVFTSFRIQDDPELLAAVAPVSTWSSADIMTVDTDQRSYRVLGLPVQSGGDGPDGAVVLAFDLDAEFAQLNNTFGTYALVAVVALVWITVIGWFVVGRMLLPVTVLRTTAAEISSSDDLSRRVPVTGKDDLAALSETVNGMFARLEHTFASQRQLLDDVGHELRTPLTVVRGHLELMDPTDAADAADTQALVLDEVDRMNLLVEDLMTLAKARRPDFVTLIGVDMALLTDEVLAKAQPLGERRWVLDSLADVQVEADPRRLTQAWLQLVSNAVKFSAEGSTVAIGSRYSPSTGTVRLWVRDEGAGIEPEDQARIFERFERLNPSVDGTGLGLSIVSLIAEAHGGQVDLESTVGAGSTFSIVLPLSPSEAPQRSEERTTR, encoded by the coding sequence ATGGCTTCGAAGGATCGTCAGTGGCGGATGAGTGTGCGCACGCGTGCCCTCGCCGCCCTCATCGGTCTGGCTGCGTTGGCGATGGCCGCAGCCGGGATGACGGCCTACTCCTTGGAGCGCGACCACACCGCCCGAGTGATGGACGAGTCGCTCCTGCGCAACGCGGACGAGATCCGCACCCTGCACGAACAGGGGGTGGACCCCGCGACCGGGGACCCGTTCGCGTCGGTGGAGGCGGTCCTGCGCACCGCGCTGAGCCGAGTGGTGCCGGCGGAGAACGAAGCGGTGGCCGGATTCATGGGCGCCGAGCTGTCCCAGGTTCCGAGCGTATTCACGTCCTTCCGGATCCAGGACGACCCCGAGCTGTTGGCCGCGGTGGCTCCGGTGAGTACCTGGTCCAGCGCCGACATCATGACGGTGGACACCGACCAGCGCAGCTATCGCGTGCTCGGGCTCCCGGTGCAGAGTGGTGGCGATGGGCCCGACGGTGCGGTGGTGCTCGCCTTCGACCTGGACGCCGAGTTCGCCCAGCTGAACAACACCTTCGGCACCTATGCGCTGGTGGCAGTGGTCGCGCTGGTCTGGATCACCGTGATCGGCTGGTTCGTGGTGGGCCGGATGCTGCTCCCGGTCACTGTGCTGCGCACTACGGCTGCCGAGATCAGCTCCTCCGACGACCTGTCCCGCCGGGTCCCGGTGACCGGGAAGGACGATCTTGCTGCACTGAGCGAGACGGTGAACGGCATGTTCGCTCGGCTGGAGCATACGTTCGCCTCCCAGCGTCAGCTCCTCGACGACGTCGGTCACGAGCTGCGTACGCCCCTCACCGTGGTGCGGGGTCATCTGGAGCTGATGGACCCCACCGACGCAGCCGATGCCGCGGACACCCAGGCGCTGGTCCTGGACGAGGTGGACCGGATGAACCTGCTGGTGGAGGATCTGATGACGCTGGCCAAGGCCCGGCGCCCGGACTTCGTCACCCTGATCGGCGTGGATATGGCACTGCTCACCGACGAGGTGCTTGCCAAGGCGCAGCCGCTGGGTGAACGCCGTTGGGTGTTGGACTCGCTGGCCGACGTGCAGGTCGAGGCTGACCCGCGCCGTCTCACCCAGGCCTGGCTGCAGCTGGTCTCGAACGCGGTGAAGTTTTCCGCCGAAGGCTCGACCGTGGCTATCGGGTCGCGGTACTCGCCGTCGACGGGCACAGTGCGGCTGTGGGTCCGGGACGAGGGTGCGGGTATCGAGCCGGAGGACCAGGCGCGCATCTTCGAACGGTTCGAGCGCTTGAATCCCTCCGTCGACGGGACCGGGCTGGGGCTGTCCATCGTGTCCCTGATCGCCGAGGCACACGGTGGTCAGGTGGACCTGGAATCCACTGTTGGCGCAGGGAGCACGTTCAGCATCGTCCTTCCGTTATCGCCCAGCGAGGCACCGCAACGTTCAGAAGAGAGGACAACCCGATGA
- a CDS encoding response regulator transcription factor has protein sequence MSQILIAEDEERIASFVAKGLRSAGYSPTVVPTGTEAIDLASTGEFDLLILDLGLPDRDGFDVLNTIRGQGGTMPVIILTARSSVTDTVTGLESGADDYMAKPFRFEELLARVRLRLRAEPTGEGSTVLSHDGLSLDLRTRRASVGGREVDLSAREFTLAETFLRSPRQVLSREQLLSRVWGYDFDPGSNVVDVYVRYLRKKLGADRFETVRGMGYRLR, from the coding sequence ATGAGCCAGATCCTGATCGCGGAGGACGAGGAGCGGATCGCCTCCTTCGTGGCCAAAGGGCTGCGCTCCGCCGGCTACTCCCCCACCGTGGTACCCACCGGGACCGAGGCGATCGATCTGGCGAGTACCGGCGAGTTCGACCTGCTCATCCTGGACCTCGGCCTTCCGGACCGGGATGGCTTCGACGTGCTGAACACGATCCGCGGCCAGGGTGGGACGATGCCGGTGATCATCCTCACCGCGCGGTCGTCGGTCACCGACACGGTCACCGGCCTGGAGAGCGGCGCCGACGACTACATGGCCAAGCCGTTCCGGTTCGAGGAGCTACTCGCCCGAGTGCGGTTGCGGCTGCGGGCCGAGCCGACCGGCGAGGGCTCGACCGTACTCAGCCACGACGGGCTCTCCCTGGATCTGCGCACTCGGCGGGCGAGCGTCGGCGGACGTGAGGTGGATCTGTCCGCGCGAGAGTTCACCCTGGCGGAGACCTTCCTGCGCAGCCCCCGGCAGGTACTCAGCCGCGAGCAGCTGCTCTCCCGGGTGTGGGGCTACGACTTCGACCCAGGATCGAACGTGGTGGACGTCTATGTGCGCTACCTGCGCAAGAAGCTCGGCGCGGACCGGTTCGAGACGGTCCGCGGGATGGGCTACCGGCTCCGGTAG
- the nusG gene encoding transcription termination/antitermination protein NusG, producing the protein MSEDAQAQDEVTSTEEVTDAVEAEQAPASEAPVEDPVAAFRTELRSLPGEWYVIHSYAGYENRVKANLESRIQSLNMEDYIFGVEVPMEEVVEIKNSVRKLVRRVRIPSYVLVRMDLTDESWGAVRHTPGVTGFVGNTHQPVPLTLDEVMSMLAPTIEAKTPAATGAAPASAPAVQVEFSVGESVTVTDGPFETLPATISEINAESQKLKVLVSIFGRETPVELSFNQVAKI; encoded by the coding sequence GTGTCTGAAGACGCCCAGGCCCAGGATGAGGTGACCTCCACCGAGGAGGTGACCGACGCCGTCGAGGCCGAGCAGGCGCCCGCGAGCGAGGCTCCCGTTGAGGACCCGGTCGCAGCGTTCCGCACCGAGCTGCGGAGCCTGCCCGGCGAGTGGTACGTGATCCACTCCTACGCCGGCTACGAGAACCGGGTGAAAGCCAACCTCGAGTCCCGGATCCAGTCCTTGAACATGGAGGACTACATCTTCGGCGTCGAGGTGCCGATGGAAGAGGTCGTCGAGATCAAGAACTCGGTGCGCAAGCTGGTGCGCCGGGTGCGGATCCCCAGCTACGTGCTGGTGCGGATGGACCTCACCGACGAGTCGTGGGGCGCGGTGCGCCACACGCCGGGGGTCACCGGTTTCGTCGGGAACACCCACCAGCCGGTGCCGCTCACCCTGGACGAGGTCATGTCCATGCTGGCCCCGACCATCGAGGCCAAGACGCCGGCCGCGACCGGGGCTGCCCCGGCCAGTGCGCCCGCGGTGCAGGTCGAGTTCTCCGTGGGCGAGTCGGTCACGGTGACCGACGGGCCGTTCGAGACCCTGCCCGCCACCATCTCCGAGATCAACGCCGAGAGCCAGAAGCTCAAGGTGCTGGTCTCGATCTTCGGCCGCGAGACTCCTGTCGAGCTGTCGTTCAACCAGGTCGCCAAGATCTGA